In Prionailurus viverrinus isolate Anna chromosome C2, UM_Priviv_1.0, whole genome shotgun sequence, one DNA window encodes the following:
- the SLC25A38 gene encoding mitochondrial glycine transporter isoform X5: MIQKSRPALLQPQDVGDRVETLMLHPVIKAFLCGSISGTCSTLLFQPLDLLKTRLQTLQPPAHGSRRVGMLALLLKVVRTESILGLWKGMSPSIVRCVPGIGIYFGTLYSLKQYFLRGHPPTALESVILGVGSRSVAGVCMSPITVIKTRYESGRYGYGSIYAALKSIYRSEGHRGLFSGLTATLLRDAPFSGIYLMFYNQTKNIMTHGLWATWLLPRWRPPGPPQNSDGSNGMDSLRGDDGQDGPEVLTERGLGTDGLCCLARLLPRAAPSHCPGVRGCPVWKARQLRHLPLPSLSRE, translated from the exons ATGATTCAGAAGTCACGCCCGGCGCTGCTGCAGCCTCAAGATGTCGGAGACAGGGTGGAGACGCTTATG CTGCATCCGGTGATCAAAGCTTTCCTGTGTGGCTCCATCAGTGGGACCTGCTCCACCCTCCTTTTCCAGCCCCTAGACCTCCTCAAAACTCGCCTGCAGactctccagcccccagcccatgG ATCCAGGCGTGTTGGGATGCTGGCTCTTCTCTTGAAGGTGGTTCGCACGGAGAGCATTCTGGGCCTTTGGAAAGGGATGTCTCCT TCCATTGTGAGGTGTGTCCCCGGCATTGGTATCTACTTCGGCACCCTCTACTCCTTGAAGCAGTACTTTCTGCGAGGCCATCCACCAACCGCCCTGGAGTCGGTCATCCTGGGCGTGGGCTCTCGCTCAGTTGCAGGGGTCTGCATGTCACCCATCACTGTGATCAAGACCCGTTACGAG AGCGGGAGGTATGGCTATGGGAGCATCTACGCAGCCCTGAAGAGCATCTATCGCAGCGAGGGGCACCGGGGACTCTTCAGCGGCCTGACAGCAACACTTCTGCGTGACGCACCCTTTTCTGGAATCTACCTGATGTTTTACAACCAGACCAAAAACATCATGACCCACG GATTATGGGCTACGTGGCTTCTTCCAAGGTGGCGTCCCCCGGGCCCTCCGCAGAACTCTGATGGCAGCAATGGCATGGACAGTCTACGAGGAGATGATGGCCAAGATGGGCCTGAAGTCCTGACCGAGAGGGGCCTGGGGACAGATGGGCTCTGTTGCCTTGCCCGGCTCTTGCCAAGGGCTGCTCCGTCTCACTGTCCCGGAGTTAGAGGATGTCCCGTCTGGAAAGCCAGGCAGTTACGTCACCTTCCGTTACCCAGTTTGAGTAGAGAATAG
- the SLC25A38 gene encoding mitochondrial glycine transporter isoform X4, with protein sequence MLALLLKVVRTESILGLWKGMSPSIVRCVPGIGIYFGTLYSLKQYFLRGHPPTALESVILGVGSRSVAGVCMSPITVIKTRYEPGTALPATGPVPPLQSGRYGYGSIYAALKSIYRSEGHRGLFSGLTATLLRDAPFSGIYLMFYNQTKNIMTHDQLDAVLIPVVNFSCGIFAGILASLVTQPADVIKTHMQLTPMKFRWIGQAVTLIFKDYGLRGFFQGGVPRALRRTLMAAMAWTVYEEMMAKMGLKS encoded by the exons ATGCTGGCTCTTCTCTTGAAGGTGGTTCGCACGGAGAGCATTCTGGGCCTTTGGAAAGGGATGTCTCCT TCCATTGTGAGGTGTGTCCCCGGCATTGGTATCTACTTCGGCACCCTCTACTCCTTGAAGCAGTACTTTCTGCGAGGCCATCCACCAACCGCCCTGGAGTCGGTCATCCTGGGCGTGGGCTCTCGCTCAGTTGCAGGGGTCTGCATGTCACCCATCACTGTGATCAAGACCCGTTACGAG CCCGGGACGGCCCTGCCAGCCACTGGTCCTGTGCCTCCCTTGCAGAGCGGGAGGTATGGCTATGGGAGCATCTACGCAGCCCTGAAGAGCATCTATCGCAGCGAGGGGCACCGGGGACTCTTCAGCGGCCTGACAGCAACACTTCTGCGTGACGCACCCTTTTCTGGAATCTACCTGATGTTTTACAACCAGACCAAAAACATCATGACCCACG ACCAGTTGGATGCAGTCCTTATTCCTGTTGTAAATTTCAGCTGTGGGATCTTTGCTGGTATTCTGGCCTCCCTGGTAACTCAACCTGCGGATGTCATCAAAACTCATATGCAGCTCACCCCAATGAAATTTCGGTGGATTGGCCAGGCGGTGACCCTCATTTTCAAA GATTATGGGCTACGTGGCTTCTTCCAAGGTGGCGTCCCCCGGGCCCTCCGCAGAACTCTGATGGCAGCAATGGCATGGACAGTCTACGAGGAGATGATGGCCAAGATGGGCCTGAAGTCCTGA
- the SLC25A38 gene encoding mitochondrial glycine transporter isoform X2 — translation MIQKSRPALLQPQDVGDRVETLMLHPVIKAFLCGSISGTCSTLLFQPLDLLKTRLQTLQPPAHGSRRVGMLALLLKVVRTESILGLWKGMSPSIVRCVPGIGIYFGTLYSLKQYFLRGHPPTALESVILGVGSRSVAGVCMSPITVIKTRYESGRYGYGSIYAALKSIYRSEGHRGLFSGLTATLLRDAPFSGIYLMFYNQTKNIMTHDQLDAVLIPVVNFSCGIFAGILASLVTQPADVIKTHMQLTPMKFRWIGQAVTLIFKDYGLRGFFQGGVPRALRRTLMAAMAWTVYEEMMAKMGLKS, via the exons ATGATTCAGAAGTCACGCCCGGCGCTGCTGCAGCCTCAAGATGTCGGAGACAGGGTGGAGACGCTTATG CTGCATCCGGTGATCAAAGCTTTCCTGTGTGGCTCCATCAGTGGGACCTGCTCCACCCTCCTTTTCCAGCCCCTAGACCTCCTCAAAACTCGCCTGCAGactctccagcccccagcccatgG ATCCAGGCGTGTTGGGATGCTGGCTCTTCTCTTGAAGGTGGTTCGCACGGAGAGCATTCTGGGCCTTTGGAAAGGGATGTCTCCT TCCATTGTGAGGTGTGTCCCCGGCATTGGTATCTACTTCGGCACCCTCTACTCCTTGAAGCAGTACTTTCTGCGAGGCCATCCACCAACCGCCCTGGAGTCGGTCATCCTGGGCGTGGGCTCTCGCTCAGTTGCAGGGGTCTGCATGTCACCCATCACTGTGATCAAGACCCGTTACGAG AGCGGGAGGTATGGCTATGGGAGCATCTACGCAGCCCTGAAGAGCATCTATCGCAGCGAGGGGCACCGGGGACTCTTCAGCGGCCTGACAGCAACACTTCTGCGTGACGCACCCTTTTCTGGAATCTACCTGATGTTTTACAACCAGACCAAAAACATCATGACCCACG ACCAGTTGGATGCAGTCCTTATTCCTGTTGTAAATTTCAGCTGTGGGATCTTTGCTGGTATTCTGGCCTCCCTGGTAACTCAACCTGCGGATGTCATCAAAACTCATATGCAGCTCACCCCAATGAAATTTCGGTGGATTGGCCAGGCGGTGACCCTCATTTTCAAA GATTATGGGCTACGTGGCTTCTTCCAAGGTGGCGTCCCCCGGGCCCTCCGCAGAACTCTGATGGCAGCAATGGCATGGACAGTCTACGAGGAGATGATGGCCAAGATGGGCCTGAAGTCCTGA
- the SLC25A38 gene encoding mitochondrial glycine transporter isoform X3: MIQKSRPALLQPQDVGDRVETLMLHPVIKAFLCGSISGTCSTLLFQPLDLLKTRLQTLQPPAHGSRRVGMLALLLKVVRTESILGLWKGMSPSIVRCVPGIGIYFGTLYSLKQYFLRGHPPTALESVILGVGSRSVAGVCMSPITVIKTRYEPGTALPATGPVPPLQSGRYGYGSIYAALKSIYRSEGHRGLFSGLTATLLRDAPFSGIYLMFYNQTKNIMTHDCWVLHQKLWNKTWESIPQEAVGGILIRQVWETPVG, encoded by the exons ATGATTCAGAAGTCACGCCCGGCGCTGCTGCAGCCTCAAGATGTCGGAGACAGGGTGGAGACGCTTATG CTGCATCCGGTGATCAAAGCTTTCCTGTGTGGCTCCATCAGTGGGACCTGCTCCACCCTCCTTTTCCAGCCCCTAGACCTCCTCAAAACTCGCCTGCAGactctccagcccccagcccatgG ATCCAGGCGTGTTGGGATGCTGGCTCTTCTCTTGAAGGTGGTTCGCACGGAGAGCATTCTGGGCCTTTGGAAAGGGATGTCTCCT TCCATTGTGAGGTGTGTCCCCGGCATTGGTATCTACTTCGGCACCCTCTACTCCTTGAAGCAGTACTTTCTGCGAGGCCATCCACCAACCGCCCTGGAGTCGGTCATCCTGGGCGTGGGCTCTCGCTCAGTTGCAGGGGTCTGCATGTCACCCATCACTGTGATCAAGACCCGTTACGAG CCCGGGACGGCCCTGCCAGCCACTGGTCCTGTGCCTCCCTTGCAGAGCGGGAGGTATGGCTATGGGAGCATCTACGCAGCCCTGAAGAGCATCTATCGCAGCGAGGGGCACCGGGGACTCTTCAGCGGCCTGACAGCAACACTTCTGCGTGACGCACCCTTTTCTGGAATCTACCTGATGTTTTACAACCAGACCAAAAACATCATGACCCACG ATTGCTGGGTCCTGCATCAGAAGCTTTGGAACAAGACCTGGGAGTCTATTCCTCAAGAAGCAGTTGGTGGGATTCTCATCAGACAAGTCTGGGAAACGCCAGTAGGGTAG
- the SLC25A38 gene encoding mitochondrial glycine transporter isoform X1 — MIQKSRPALLQPQDVGDRVETLMLHPVIKAFLCGSISGTCSTLLFQPLDLLKTRLQTLQPPAHGSRRVGMLALLLKVVRTESILGLWKGMSPSIVRCVPGIGIYFGTLYSLKQYFLRGHPPTALESVILGVGSRSVAGVCMSPITVIKTRYEPGTALPATGPVPPLQSGRYGYGSIYAALKSIYRSEGHRGLFSGLTATLLRDAPFSGIYLMFYNQTKNIMTHDQLDAVLIPVVNFSCGIFAGILASLVTQPADVIKTHMQLTPMKFRWIGQAVTLIFKDYGLRGFFQGGVPRALRRTLMAAMAWTVYEEMMAKMGLKS; from the exons ATGATTCAGAAGTCACGCCCGGCGCTGCTGCAGCCTCAAGATGTCGGAGACAGGGTGGAGACGCTTATG CTGCATCCGGTGATCAAAGCTTTCCTGTGTGGCTCCATCAGTGGGACCTGCTCCACCCTCCTTTTCCAGCCCCTAGACCTCCTCAAAACTCGCCTGCAGactctccagcccccagcccatgG ATCCAGGCGTGTTGGGATGCTGGCTCTTCTCTTGAAGGTGGTTCGCACGGAGAGCATTCTGGGCCTTTGGAAAGGGATGTCTCCT TCCATTGTGAGGTGTGTCCCCGGCATTGGTATCTACTTCGGCACCCTCTACTCCTTGAAGCAGTACTTTCTGCGAGGCCATCCACCAACCGCCCTGGAGTCGGTCATCCTGGGCGTGGGCTCTCGCTCAGTTGCAGGGGTCTGCATGTCACCCATCACTGTGATCAAGACCCGTTACGAG CCCGGGACGGCCCTGCCAGCCACTGGTCCTGTGCCTCCCTTGCAGAGCGGGAGGTATGGCTATGGGAGCATCTACGCAGCCCTGAAGAGCATCTATCGCAGCGAGGGGCACCGGGGACTCTTCAGCGGCCTGACAGCAACACTTCTGCGTGACGCACCCTTTTCTGGAATCTACCTGATGTTTTACAACCAGACCAAAAACATCATGACCCACG ACCAGTTGGATGCAGTCCTTATTCCTGTTGTAAATTTCAGCTGTGGGATCTTTGCTGGTATTCTGGCCTCCCTGGTAACTCAACCTGCGGATGTCATCAAAACTCATATGCAGCTCACCCCAATGAAATTTCGGTGGATTGGCCAGGCGGTGACCCTCATTTTCAAA GATTATGGGCTACGTGGCTTCTTCCAAGGTGGCGTCCCCCGGGCCCTCCGCAGAACTCTGATGGCAGCAATGGCATGGACAGTCTACGAGGAGATGATGGCCAAGATGGGCCTGAAGTCCTGA